A stretch of Camelina sativa cultivar DH55 chromosome 18, Cs, whole genome shotgun sequence DNA encodes these proteins:
- the LOC109130556 gene encoding uncharacterized protein LOC109130556 produces the protein MKRLHPSRSISVALFLVLLAFFSSKFHTEGLRDLRDLQISKEMKEKSLGGSLRKIPRSRYSPIQNKRGPSRKHQITSREP, from the exons ATGAAGAGATTACATCCATCAAGATCGATCTCAGTAGCTCTGTTTCTGGTTTTATTAGCTTTCTTTAGCAGCAAGTTTCACACAGAGGGACTCCGAGATTTGAGAGATTTGCAGATAAgcaaggagatgaaggagaagtCACTTGGAGGTAGCTTACGAAAAATCCCAAGGAGTCGATACAGCCCAATACAAAACAA GAGAGGTCCAAGTAGGAAACATCAGATCACATCAAGAGAACCATAG